The following are encoded together in the Vigna unguiculata cultivar IT97K-499-35 chromosome 2, ASM411807v1, whole genome shotgun sequence genome:
- the LOC114174303 gene encoding cytochrome P450 71D11-like, whose protein sequence is MPVFGYFIMTFQVPDILTLFAFSVLMIVLLKIVLNHEKASSIPNMPPGPWKLPIIGNIHQLLTSAPHQKLRDLAKIHGPLTRLQLGEVTVIIVSSPKYAKEIMKTHDAIFASRPHSVTSDILSYQSTGIASAPYGNYWNVVRKMCTVELLGKNRVTSFQSLRKEELTNLIKMIDSKKESPVNLTETVLSSIYSIVSRAAFGNKCKDQQEFISLVKEGLAVLGDLFPSGRWLQLVTGFRPKLERLHEKIDRILENIIVEHKETKSDGKEGESAESEDLVDILLKLQDGNDRNQNICLTDNNIKATIQEIFSAGGEPSAITIDWAMAAMVKDPRVMKKAQAEVRKVMKMKGRVDESCMNELKYLKVVVKETLRLHPPGPLLLPRECGETCEIDGYHIPAKSMVIVNAWAIGRDPNYWSDPERFYPERFIDSSIDYKGCNFEYIPFGGGRRICPGITFGLANVEMALALLLYHFDWKLPNGMRCEELDNTEEFRVTIRRKDDLFLIPLSPPTLVSQI, encoded by the exons atgcctgTTTTTGGCTATTTCATCATGACATTTCAAGTGCCTGATATATTAACCCTTTTCGCTTTTTCTGTTCTCATGATTGTGTTGCTAAAAATAGTGTTGAATCATGAGAAAGCAAGCTCAATTCCAAACATGCCTCCAGGGCCATGGAAGCTACCAATCATAGGAAACATACATCAGCTTCTTACTTCTGCACCACATCAAAAGTTGAGAGACCTGGCAAAAATTCACGGACCCTTGACGCGTCTGCAACTTGGAGAGGTGACAGTCATCATTGTTTCCTCACCCAAGTACGCTAAAGAGATAATGAAAACTCATGATGCTATCTTTGCTTCAAGGCCCCACAGTGTAACTTCAGATATACTTTCCTATCAATCCACAGGTATTGCTTCTGCACCTTATGGAAATTACTGGAATGTTGTACGAAAGATGTGCACAGTGGAGCTTTTGGGCAAGAACCGAGTCACTTCATTTCAAtcattaagaaaagaagaactcACTAATCTCATCAAAATGATTGATTCCAAGAAAGAATCACCCGTCAACCTCACCGAAACAGTGCTCTCATCGATATATTCTATCGTTTCAAGAGCTGCATTTGGCAATAAATGCAAAGACCAACAAGAATTCATCTCACTGGTGAAAGAAGGACTTGCAGTGCTGGGTGATTTATTTCCTTCTGGTCGATGGCTTCAACTTGTCACTGGTTTTAGGCCTAAGCTTGAGAGGTTACATGAAAAAATTGATCGGATTCTAGAAAACATCATCGTTGAACATAAAGAGACAAAGTCAGATGGGAAAGAAGGCGAAAGTGCAGAAAGTGAAGATTTGGTAGATATTCTGTTAAAACTTCAGGATGGTAATGACAGAAACCAGAATATCTGTTTAACTGATAACAATATCAAGGCTACAATCCAG GAAATATTTAGTGCAGGAGGTGAACCATCAGCCATTACTATAGATTGGGCAATGGCTGCGATGGTAAAGGATCCAAGAGTGATGAAGAAGGCACAAGCTGAAGTGAGAAAGGTAATGAAGATGAAAGGAAGGGTTGATGAGAGTTGCATGAATGAACTCAAATATTTGAAAGTGGTAGTGAAGGAGACCCTAAGATTGCACCCTCCAGGTCCTCTTTTACTTCCAAGGGAATGCGGAGAGACATGTGAGATTGATGGGTATCATATTCCAGCCAAAAGTATGGTGATTGTGAATGCCTGGGCCATTGGAAGAGATCCAAACTATTGGAGTGACCCAGAGAGGTTTTATCCTGAGAGATTCATTGATAGCTCAATTGACTACAAAGGATGTAATTTTGAGTACATTCCATTTGGAGGTGGAAGAAGAATATGCCCAGGTATCACATTTGGTTTGGCAAATGTTGAGATGGCACTTGCGTTGTTGTTGTACCATTTTGATTGGAAGCTTCCCAATGGAATGAGATGTGAGGAATTGGATAACACTGAGGAATTTAGAGTGACTATCAGAAGAAAAGATGACTTGTTCTTGATTCCTCTATCTCCTCCTACTCTGGTTTCACAAATTTGA